The following DNA comes from Myxococcales bacterium.
GCCGCAAAGGCCAGAACGTTCGCTTGGCCTCCCAGCTCACGGGCTGGAAGCTCGACATCATCAGCGAGAGCAAGTTCAAGCAGATGGAAGAGGAGGCGCTGCAAGCGCTCCGCGAGATCGACGAGGTCGACGAGGATCTGGCTCGCGCCATGTACCGCTTGGGCTTCCGCGCCCTGGAGGAGATCGCCGAGGCGGACGTCGCCGAGCTGGTGTCGATCCAGGGTGTGGGCACGCCCGAGGCCGCACAGTCACTGAAGCTGCGCGCCGAGTCGAGCATGGAGCGCATGCGTCGCGAGCGCATCGAGCAGTCGGCCAGCCGGGTCGAGGCGCTGACGGAGAAAGAGCGCCTGCGCTTCGTGCGTGGGGTCGGACTCAGGACCGCACAGCTGCTCGAAGAGGCGGGCTACAAGACCGTCGCCGAGCTGAGCCGGGAGGACGCCGATCGCCTGGCGATCCGCACCGGGCTCGGGATCAAGAAGGCACGCCTGATCCAGCAGGGGGCACTGCACTTCCTCGATCACGAAGCCAAAGAGATCGATCTCGCGCGGGCGAAGTTCGCGGCGGAGGCGGCGGAAGCGGCGGAAGCGGCGGCGGAAGCCGGGGCTGCCGAGCCGGGGACTGCTGAGCCCGAGCCTGCGCGCGTGGAGGAGTAGAGCGAGACCCTGCCGATGTTGAGCATGACCGAACGAGAACCCGCCCGCGGCTCGATCCGCACCTGCGTGGGCTGCCATGAAGAGGCAGCCCCGGCGGGGCTCGTGCGCTTCGTGCTGACGCCGGAGGGCGGATTGGTGCCCGATCTCGGCGGAGGCAGTCACGGCCGCGGGGCCTGGGTCCACGCTCGCGCCAAGTGCATCAGCGAAGCCTGTCGCAAGGGGTTCATGAAGAGCTTCAAGTCCGCGGTCGAGGCCGACCCCGCGGTGCTTTCGGAGTTGATCGCGCGCGCAGCCGAGCGTCGCATCTTCGCCTTGCTGGCGTCGGCCCTCGGCTCCCGTCGACTCGTGGTCGGCGCGGCTGAGGTCAAAGAGGCGCTCGGGCGCAGACAAGCTCGCCTCGTGATCGTGGCGACCGACGCGCGCGCCGCGGCGGAGTCCCACGAGGTGCGCGCCGCAATCGCGTCGGGCCTGGCTCGCGCGTGGGCAACGAAATCAGAGCTCGGGCGGGCTACCCACCGCACCGAGACGGGCATAGTGGCGGTCCTCGACCCGGGGCTCGGCCGCGCCCTTGCACAAACTATTGACTGGGCTCACACGGCGGAGCCGACAATTGCAGCCGGTGGGGATCCCCCCACGGAGGAATGACGAAGATGCGTGTCTACGAGATCGCCCGGGATCTGGGCATCGACAACAAGTCCCTGGTGGCTTTGCTGCAGTCGATTGGGGTCGCCGATGTGCGTAACCACATGAGTGTGGTCGGTCCGGACGCAGTCGAGCGTGTAAAACGCCACCTCGACAAACAATCCGCGCCGAAGGCCGCTGAAGAGCGCATCCGCCCGACCGTCGTCAAGCGACGTGCGCCCGCGCGCCCGGCTGCCCCGGCTGCCGAAGTAAAAGTGACCGAGGCGCATCCGCAGGACACGCGCCAAGCGTCGTCCCCGGTCGCGGCGTCATCGCCTCGTGCGTCGGAGCCCATGCGGTCGGCACCGGTCAGCTCGCCGCAGCCGCTGCCCAGCGCCCCGCGTCACGAGCCGCCTCCGCCTGTGATGGAGCCGCCGCCGGTCGTTGAAGAAGTATCGCCGCCAGCGTCCGCCCCCGCGGCACCGCCTCTGCCGTCCGCTCCCATGGCGTCTGCGCCTGCGGCAGCACCCGAGCCA
Coding sequences within:
- a CDS encoding DUF448 domain-containing protein; this encodes MTEREPARGSIRTCVGCHEEAAPAGLVRFVLTPEGGLVPDLGGGSHGRGAWVHARAKCISEACRKGFMKSFKSAVEADPAVLSELIARAAERRIFALLASALGSRRLVVGAAEVKEALGRRQARLVIVATDARAAAESHEVRAAIASGLARAWATKSELGRATHRTETGIVAVLDPGLGRALAQTIDWAHTAEPTIAAGGDPPTEE